From a region of the Rathayibacter sp. VKM Ac-2804 genome:
- a CDS encoding carbohydrate binding domain-containing protein, protein MTRAHPTPSAFSRVPLRRSLAGAALLAVTAGSLVVLAPAAAPTASAAAIAADWTSENTAFVQRDGSALTLDGERFRASGTNIYWLGLDENVGGVDYPTYFRIKDALDTAAQMGVTVVRSHMMTSTGQNDEDPLALMPRLGEYNEEAFRTIDFAVAYAGTLGIRLVLPLTDEWAYYHGGHRDFTTPLGLESADFYTDPAAIAAYQDYVDVILGHTNTITGTRFVDDPTIMAWELGNELEGMTLDWINAQVAHIKEQAPEQLVAAGRRFDIDPDTLAAPDLDIVDVHYYPPTAERVSADAATVAGADKVYIAGEYASTAASEDLLGAAAADPNVSGTFFWSLFGNNDRGGFVPHDDGFTLHYPGETPREQESVDAIEQYGTATGSTPGELELGAPLITAIEQDCGINEVSWRGTAGATGYLVQRSTGGEWSDVTDGAVSASASPVTDYDSPAGARYRVVPVGDDDQRGPASDAVAAAAGGAVLVDPLQSWLLTAGHENAEIAPTPAGGVVSATGDASVTWQRDGIGAAEFVVSDPSAVTVATSSDGATWTDAATTTTERDGASVVAATGLSGDRVRVSWSTGVLQRATITSAAAQVALVDPLDDFSRTAAHTGSLSFDTGNPALFGGDASRVKRDSADPASLEYTFDDISGADITAWYWPDQPVVPLTVEGSADGTTWAPLAVETRGGTGNWREYTYSVRDLTGVDRLRISWPQGAGEVWTPQIGAVSLSSPNAAPFGLPAAPALGAPVDGTADVTATPTFSWEPAADAAYYRFVLSTSSDLADPLVSATGLSATSYRPPVELDPETTYYWQVSAVNGLGATASATRTFSTAALPTEPVVVEDFDGYADDAALQAAYVRNTGGGSITPTLVPSPANDTSAARFDYDTGTAGYAGTVRTFAAAQNWWGYSGLSLTVDADRAVPLAVQFVANGAFWEATVTPSADGVQRIEIPFEDFAPPSWAPQADLDLTSVTQYALYVNGSGAGSLVLDDVETVVAEATTPTPTPTPTAPPTATPTPTATPTATPTATPTATPTTPPTATPSPTPTPAPSVPSWLESLVKKYLPSLWQWWLGRH, encoded by the coding sequence ATGACACGTGCCCACCCCACCCCCTCCGCGTTCTCGCGGGTCCCCCTGCGCCGCTCCCTCGCCGGAGCCGCGCTGCTGGCCGTCACGGCCGGCTCGCTGGTCGTCCTCGCGCCGGCCGCGGCGCCGACCGCCTCGGCAGCGGCGATCGCCGCCGACTGGACGAGCGAGAACACCGCCTTCGTCCAGCGCGACGGCAGCGCCCTGACCCTCGACGGCGAGCGGTTCCGCGCGAGCGGCACCAACATCTACTGGCTCGGCCTCGACGAGAACGTCGGCGGCGTCGACTACCCCACCTACTTCCGGATCAAGGACGCCCTCGACACCGCCGCGCAGATGGGCGTCACCGTCGTCCGCTCGCACATGATGACCTCGACGGGCCAGAACGACGAGGATCCGCTCGCCCTGATGCCGCGCCTCGGCGAGTACAACGAGGAGGCGTTCCGCACCATCGACTTCGCCGTCGCCTACGCGGGCACCCTCGGCATCCGCCTGGTGCTGCCCCTCACCGACGAGTGGGCGTACTACCACGGCGGTCACCGCGACTTCACGACTCCGCTCGGGCTGGAGTCGGCCGACTTCTACACCGACCCCGCGGCGATCGCCGCGTACCAGGACTACGTCGACGTGATCCTCGGCCACACCAACACGATCACCGGCACGCGCTTCGTCGACGACCCGACGATCATGGCCTGGGAGCTGGGCAACGAGCTCGAGGGGATGACCCTCGACTGGATCAACGCGCAGGTCGCCCACATCAAGGAGCAGGCGCCCGAGCAGCTCGTCGCCGCCGGCCGCCGCTTCGACATCGACCCGGACACCCTCGCGGCGCCCGACCTCGACATCGTCGACGTGCACTACTACCCGCCGACCGCCGAGCGCGTCTCGGCCGACGCCGCGACCGTCGCCGGCGCGGACAAGGTCTACATCGCCGGCGAGTACGCCTCGACGGCCGCGAGCGAGGACCTCCTCGGCGCGGCCGCGGCCGACCCGAACGTCTCGGGCACCTTCTTCTGGTCGCTCTTCGGCAACAACGACCGCGGCGGCTTCGTGCCGCACGACGACGGCTTCACCCTGCACTACCCGGGCGAGACCCCGCGCGAGCAGGAGAGCGTCGACGCGATCGAGCAGTACGGCACCGCGACGGGCAGCACGCCCGGCGAGCTCGAGCTCGGCGCCCCGCTGATCACCGCGATCGAGCAGGACTGCGGGATCAACGAGGTCTCCTGGCGCGGCACCGCGGGCGCCACCGGCTACCTGGTGCAGCGCTCGACCGGCGGCGAGTGGAGCGACGTCACGGACGGAGCCGTCTCCGCCTCGGCCTCGCCCGTCACCGACTACGACTCCCCGGCCGGCGCGCGCTACCGCGTCGTGCCGGTGGGTGACGACGACCAGCGCGGTCCCGCCTCCGACGCGGTCGCCGCCGCCGCCGGCGGTGCCGTGCTGGTCGACCCGCTGCAGAGCTGGCTGCTGACCGCCGGCCACGAGAACGCGGAGATCGCGCCGACCCCCGCCGGCGGCGTCGTCAGCGCGACCGGCGACGCGAGCGTCACCTGGCAGCGGGACGGGATCGGCGCGGCGGAGTTCGTCGTCTCGGACCCGTCCGCGGTCACCGTGGCGACGAGCAGCGACGGCGCGACCTGGACCGACGCCGCCACGACGACCACCGAGCGCGACGGCGCGAGCGTCGTCGCCGCGACCGGCCTCTCCGGCGACCGGGTGCGCGTCAGCTGGAGCACCGGCGTGCTGCAGCGGGCGACGATCACGAGCGCCGCCGCACAGGTCGCGCTCGTCGATCCGCTGGACGACTTCTCCCGGACGGCAGCCCACACCGGCAGCCTCTCCTTCGACACCGGAAACCCGGCGCTCTTCGGCGGCGACGCCTCCCGGGTCAAGCGCGACAGCGCCGACCCGGCGAGCCTCGAGTACACCTTCGACGACATCAGCGGCGCCGACATCACCGCCTGGTACTGGCCCGACCAGCCGGTCGTGCCGCTCACGGTCGAGGGATCGGCGGACGGCACCACCTGGGCGCCGCTCGCCGTCGAGACGCGCGGCGGCACCGGGAACTGGCGCGAGTACACCTACTCGGTCCGCGACCTGACCGGCGTGGACCGGCTGCGGATCTCCTGGCCGCAGGGCGCGGGCGAGGTGTGGACGCCGCAGATCGGCGCGGTGAGCCTCTCCTCCCCGAACGCGGCGCCGTTCGGTCTGCCCGCGGCCCCCGCGCTCGGGGCGCCCGTGGACGGCACGGCGGACGTCACCGCCACGCCGACCTTCTCGTGGGAGCCGGCCGCGGACGCCGCGTACTACCGCTTCGTCCTCTCCACCTCGAGCGACCTCGCGGATCCGCTGGTCTCCGCCACCGGGCTCTCGGCCACGAGCTACCGCCCGCCGGTGGAGCTCGACCCGGAGACGACGTACTACTGGCAGGTCTCCGCGGTGAACGGGCTCGGCGCCACGGCGTCGGCGACCCGGACCTTCAGCACGGCGGCGCTGCCGACCGAGCCGGTCGTGGTCGAGGACTTCGACGGCTACGCCGACGACGCCGCGCTGCAGGCCGCCTACGTCCGCAACACCGGCGGCGGATCCATCACGCCGACGCTGGTGCCGAGCCCCGCGAACGACACGAGCGCGGCTCGCTTCGACTACGACACTGGCACGGCCGGTTACGCCGGCACGGTGCGGACCTTCGCGGCCGCGCAGAACTGGTGGGGCTACTCCGGACTGTCGCTCACGGTCGACGCCGACCGGGCGGTGCCGCTCGCGGTGCAGTTCGTCGCGAACGGCGCGTTCTGGGAGGCGACGGTCACCCCGTCCGCCGATGGCGTGCAGCGGATCGAGATCCCATTCGAGGACTTCGCGCCGCCCTCCTGGGCGCCGCAGGCCGACCTCGACCTCACCTCGGTCACGCAGTACGCGCTGTACGTGAACGGCTCGGGCGCGGGCTCGCTGGTGCTCGACGACGTGGAGACCGTGGTGGCGGAGGCGACCACGCCGACGCCGACGCCCACTCCGACCGCTCCGCCCACCGCGACGCCGACGCCGACCGCGACGCCGACGGCCACGCCGACCGCGACTCCCACGGCCACCCCCACCACCCCGCCCACCGCGACCCCGTCGCCCACTCCGACCCCCGCGCCCTCCGTGCCCTCGTGGCTCGAGTCGCTGGTCAAGAAGTACCTGCCGAGCCTCTGGCAGTGGTGGCTCGGCCGCCACTAG